From the genome of Fusarium keratoplasticum isolate Fu6.1 chromosome 11, whole genome shotgun sequence, one region includes:
- a CDS encoding Peptidase A1 domain-containing protein, translated as MKSTLFFTSFLACSLVSALPTVSSGNQCSVQQVKNSNFKRDGTRALIKAYRKYGITLPENLAAAAKGIHGRSDTGSAVTVPVQNDAEWLTPVQIGSPPKTFQMDFDTGSSDLWVYGPQAAAAGGGQTQYVAAESNSSKQLDGASFQIQYGDGSAAAGHVVMDTVSIGGLAVQNQAVEVADEVTQSFLQQQDLDGLVGLGFSSINTVQPEKQKTFFAGTNAQHGNTLFTADLQQDAPGKYNFGFIDKSAFTGDIAFTDIDSSSGLWTFTSTGFSVGKDALSQTPLTGIADTGTSLLLLPGEVNEAYYSQVKGAQLDQAAGGFTFPCDSDLPDFSFGVGKAAITIPGAFINFAPIPGSASQGQGLNKRRYGQRFEGLKAQAAGQGSGMCFGGLQSSDSAGINIFGDIALKAAFVVFDGGNSRIGFAKKPLPAASK; from the coding sequence ATGAAGTCTactctcttcttcacaagcttcttggcttgtTCTCTCGTTTCTGCCCTCCCCACTGTCTCTTCCGGAAACCAATGTTCAGTTCAGCAGGTCAAGAACTCCAACTTCAAGAGAGACGGCACCCGCGCTCTCATCAAGGCATACAGAAAGTATGGCATCACACTCCCTGAAaacctcgctgctgctgcaaagGGGATCCACGGCCGCAGCGACACCGGCAGTGCTGTAACTGTGCCCGTCCAAAACGACGCCGAGTGGTTGACTCCGGTTCAAATTGGGTCTCCTCCCAAGACTTTCCAGATGGACTTTGACACTGGATCTTCGGATCTTTGGGTTTATGGTCCTCAAGCTGCGGCTGCTGGAGGTGGTCAGACTCAATATGTCGCGGCTGAAAGCAACTCGTCAAAGCAGTTAGATGGTGCGTCATTCCAGATCCAATACGGAGATGGAagcgctgctgctggtcaCGTTGTAATGGACACTGTCTCTATCGGTGGTCTCGCCGTGCAGAATCAGGCTGTTGAAGTTGCGGATGAAGTTACCCAATCCTTCCTTCAGCAACAGGACCTCGATGGTCTTGTCGGCTTGGGCTTTAGTTCCATCAACACTGTCCAAccagagaagcagaagaCCTTCTTTGCTGGCACAAACGCTCAGCATGGAAATACACTCTTCACTGCAGACCTACAGCAGGACGCGCCTGGCAAGTACAACTTTGGCTTCATCGACAAGTCGGCTTTTACCGGCGACATCGCCTTTACCGATATCGACTCCTCCTCTGGTCTGTGGACATTCACTTCGACTGGCTTCTCTGTCGGAAAAGATGCACTTTCTCAGACACCTCTGACTGGCATCGCTGATACTGGAACttcgcttcttctgctgcccGGAGAAGTCAACGAGGCTTACTACTCCCAAGTCAAAGGAGCCCAGTTGGACCAGGCCGCAGGTGGCTTTACTTTCCCCTGTGACTCAGACCTCCCCGACTTTTCCTTTGGCGTCGGAAAAGCAGCCATAACCATCCCCGGCGCCTTCATCAACTTTGCCCCCATCCCAGGAAGTGCAAGCCAGGGTCAAGGTCTCAACAAGAGGAGGTATGGACAGAGGTTTGAAGGACTCAAGGCTCAGGCAGCTGGACAGGGATCTGGCATGTGCTTTGGTGGTCTCCAGTCGAGTGATTCTGCTGGTATCAACATTTTTGGGGATATTGCGCTAAAGGCTGCTTTCGTTGTCTTTGACGGAGGAAATTCGCGGATAGGATTTGCTAAGAAGCCACTCCCAGCTGCTTCGAAATAG
- a CDS encoding 2EXR domain-containing protein has translation MTSKPHLQIFKIDAPQSSTDLKGFPLFAKLPTELRFKIWKHSLEHPRILKVHLRYPLAFDLKLAYNGQTRPASHQSQNYRPVVEGYQTLSKLLRVNKDSRGAALSFYRVHLPCWLTKGASRSDDLVSGTIYFNPEYDFLHIKQESMDMIDFFYDLKFKYDPQHIGIRNLALCRRTLGNNPCRLAPLPASNTNPEAMRAFNGIISQLEEIFFVSVQNIARMVLGRDTGALALYETSFNRSFPITGMALNFDRIGRDPRQAGEDFKSLSIMGNPHELYTSWLEAMEGMGIDPPKAQYRILLTFRPYNRVYNEEDGRKWVQKENEIWNGTYEYTGPFSTIDWKTTPGSSLPKFRDEDLDKAVRPTFGFWLFPVDAFDDGSERGSHSNQISAWDVSEHWPELALLCLPPS, from the coding sequence ATGACTTCGAAACCGCATCTCCAAATCTTCAAGATTGATGCCCCTCAGTCCAGCACAGACTTGAAAGGGTTCCCTCTATTCGCCAAACTGCCGACTGAACTCCGCTTCAAGATCTGGAAACATTCTTTGGAACACCCTCGTATCCTCAAAGTGCATTTGCGGTACCCCCTCGCATTCGATTTAAAATTGGCCTATAATGGTCAGACAAGACCAGCTTCGCACCAAAGCCAGAACTATCGTCCAGTGGTCGAAGGATATCAGACGCTGAGCAAGCTACTGAGAGTCAACAAAGATTCCCGAGGAGCGGCTCTGTCCTTCTACCGGGTCCATCTTCCTTGCTGGCTGACAAAGGGGGCTTCCAGGAGTGACGATTTAGTCTCTGGCACCATTTACTTCAACCCAGAGTACGACTTTCTACATATTAAGCAAGAAAGCATGGACATGATAGATTTCTTCTATGATTTGAAGTTCAAATATGATCCACAGCACATTGGCATCCGCAACTTGGCCCTCTGCCGGAGGACGCTTGGCAATAATCCATGCCGCCTCGCTCCGTTGCCAGCTTCAAACACCAACCCCGAAGCCATGAGGGCCTTTAACGGCATCATATCTCAGCTTGAAGAGATTTTTTTTGTATCCGTTCAAAATATCGCCCGCATGGTCCTGGGCCGTGATACTGGCGCCCTCGCGCTCTACGAAACTTCCTTCAACCGCTCATTTCCCATCACAGGCATGGCACTCAACTTTGATCGAATAGGCCGGGACCCTCGACAGGCTGGGGAGGATTTTAAAAGTCTCTCTATCATGGGTAACCCACATGAGCTGTACACCTCGTGGTTAGAGGCAATGGAGGGCATGGGCATCGATCCGCCAAAGGCCCAATACCGAATCCTGCTCACGTTTCGCCCATATAATCGCGTATACaacgaagaagacggcagAAAATGGGTCCAGAAAGAAAACGAAATCTGGAACGGCACATACGAATACACCGGGCCCTTTTCCACAATAGACTGGAAAACGACTCCAGGTTCTTCACTTCCGAAATTCCGAGACGAAGATCTCGACAAGGCTGTACGTCCTACGTTTGGCTTCTGGCTTTTCCCTGTGGATGCCTTTGATGATGGCTCTGAGCGTGGATCTCACTCGAATCAGATTTCTGCTTGGGATGTTTCTGAGCATTGGCCGGAGTTGGCGCTCTTGTGTCTACCCCCGTCGTGA